A portion of the Paenibacillus hamazuiensis genome contains these proteins:
- a CDS encoding aminoglycoside phosphotransferase family protein, producing MEDYTEFLIRFLKIKHPEIRPMTMTVERSGFQNLVIAAEESYLFRFPLGLDEERRLCTELWLLPHLEKHVSLQIPHYMVVAQAEDPFIYAGYRFISGEPLLKEKLRSLSAWQKGRIAGTLGMFLGQMHSFETGKHLLYNTSAEEWRLTWIYFYNKVENTVFPHLDNCTRVWVTNVFQWYLHDPLHFSFHPCLLHGDVKPAHIIFDADEGNVKGIIDFGQVMVGDPAFDFGVLCFEYGDDFILDMLGHYPMTTDPTFVSRIRYFYKMEVALRTIVYGIEHNMPDLIQSMHNWLEQASQS from the coding sequence TTGGAAGATTATACAGAGTTCCTCATCCGGTTTCTCAAGATTAAACACCCGGAAATCCGGCCTATGACGATGACGGTCGAACGAAGCGGGTTCCAGAATCTGGTTATCGCTGCTGAGGAGAGCTATCTGTTCCGGTTTCCGCTTGGCTTGGACGAAGAGCGCCGACTGTGTACGGAGCTTTGGTTGCTGCCGCATCTGGAAAAACATGTATCTTTGCAAATTCCGCACTACATGGTTGTCGCCCAAGCGGAAGACCCGTTCATCTATGCCGGCTATCGCTTCATTTCCGGAGAACCGCTGCTTAAGGAAAAGCTCCGGTCCTTGTCCGCCTGGCAGAAAGGCCGAATAGCCGGAACGCTCGGCATGTTTTTGGGACAAATGCACTCGTTTGAAACAGGAAAGCATCTGCTGTACAACACCAGCGCAGAAGAATGGAGGCTGACCTGGATTTATTTTTACAATAAAGTGGAAAATACGGTATTTCCTCATCTCGATAACTGTACCCGAGTCTGGGTAACCAATGTATTTCAGTGGTATTTGCACGACCCTCTTCATTTTTCATTTCATCCTTGCCTCCTTCATGGCGATGTGAAGCCTGCGCACATTATTTTTGACGCAGATGAAGGAAACGTAAAAGGAATTATCGATTTCGGACAAGTCATGGTCGGCGATCCCGCCTTTGATTTCGGAGTGCTGTGCTTCGAGTACGGAGACGATTTCATTTTGGATATGCTCGGCCATTACCCTATGACGACGGATCCGACGTTTGTAAGCAGAATCCGTTATTTTTACAAAATGGAGGTTGCCCTGAGAACGATTGTTTACGGCATCGAGCATAATATGCCGGACTTGATTCAATCTATGCACAACTGGCTTGAACAAGCCTCTCAAAGCTGA
- a CDS encoding glycosyltransferase family 2 protein, with product MDNPLVSIITPSFQQASFIQETIQSVLSQDYPALEHIVVDGGSTDGTVAILQKYEFYGNKFRWVSEKDRGQSHALNKGLAMARGEIIGWLNSDDTYEPHAVSRAVQALQSNPNWGVVYGDGNYIDAHSAFLRSYPVRPFGLERLYRACIICQPAAFIRREVFEKVGPFDESLQFCMDYDMWMRICKHYEFGYMDVVLANSRIHAGSKSITKYVDIGLPEVFRASIKNFGSVSNMWLLEWISFHLHLEPALIVQSLKQMNAIDDISESSLYQLLADDPVAIIDWLEEHRKTAPKWT from the coding sequence ATGGACAATCCGCTGGTCAGCATCATAACGCCATCTTTTCAACAGGCGAGTTTTATTCAAGAGACGATTCAAAGCGTCCTATCGCAGGATTATCCGGCCCTTGAACATATCGTTGTGGACGGAGGCTCTACGGACGGCACTGTCGCTATACTTCAGAAGTATGAGTTTTATGGAAACAAATTTCGCTGGGTATCGGAGAAGGATCGGGGGCAGTCGCACGCCCTGAATAAAGGATTGGCGATGGCCAGAGGCGAGATCATCGGCTGGCTGAACTCCGACGATACGTACGAGCCTCATGCCGTTAGCCGCGCCGTGCAGGCGCTGCAATCGAATCCGAATTGGGGCGTCGTTTACGGAGATGGAAACTATATTGACGCACACAGCGCATTTCTTCGGTCGTATCCGGTAAGACCCTTCGGGTTGGAGCGGTTATACCGCGCCTGCATCATCTGTCAGCCTGCTGCTTTTATCCGCAGAGAGGTATTTGAAAAGGTCGGCCCCTTCGATGAAAGCTTGCAATTTTGCATGGACTACGATATGTGGATGAGAATATGCAAGCATTACGAATTCGGATATATGGATGTCGTTCTCGCTAACTCCAGAATTCACGCCGGCAGCAAGAGTATAACGAAATATGTGGATATCGGTTTGCCGGAAGTTTTCCGGGCAAGCATCAAAAATTTCGGATCCGTTTCAAATATGTGGCTGCTCGAATGGATCTCCTTTCATTTGCATTTGGAACCCGCACTGATCGTCCAATCATTGAAGCAGATGAATGCGATCGACGATATATCCGAATCGAGTCTCTATCAACTGCTTGCAGACGATCCGGTTGCGATTATCGATTGGTTGGAGGAGCACCGGAAAACGGCCCCCAAATGGACGTAA
- a CDS encoding gluconate 2-dehydrogenase subunit 3 family protein — MEQEEQTKKNEEPTAAGKNMSRRSFIRNTGLVLGGAVVGGALGVFLKKTPQAAPAPAPAAGTEPRNFNRALMFFTPEQFAICEAAVERIFPADDNGPGAKELGVAFFIDHQLAGDYGFNARDYMSPPFFAGEKVQGYQGRLKRREMYEIGLRELENYSQTQYKTGFVQLSTEQQDAVLKDFESDTVKLTTISPSGFFKTLRSNTLEGAYSDPLYGGNIDMKGWQMRNFPGAQMSYANIIDKDFTKIPPQSLQEHMTH; from the coding sequence ATGGAGCAAGAAGAACAAACGAAGAAAAACGAGGAGCCGACCGCAGCCGGGAAAAACATGTCCCGGCGCAGCTTTATCCGCAATACCGGACTCGTGCTGGGCGGAGCCGTTGTGGGCGGCGCGCTTGGCGTATTCCTGAAGAAAACGCCGCAAGCGGCGCCGGCGCCGGCACCGGCCGCGGGAACGGAGCCGAGAAACTTCAACCGGGCGCTGATGTTTTTTACGCCGGAGCAGTTCGCGATTTGCGAAGCGGCCGTCGAACGCATTTTCCCGGCCGACGATAACGGCCCCGGAGCGAAAGAGCTCGGCGTGGCGTTTTTTATCGACCATCAGCTTGCCGGAGATTACGGATTTAATGCGAGAGACTACATGTCGCCGCCTTTTTTTGCGGGAGAAAAGGTGCAGGGTTATCAAGGGCGGCTCAAACGGCGGGAGATGTACGAAATCGGCCTGCGCGAGCTGGAAAACTACAGCCAAACCCAGTACAAAACCGGCTTCGTGCAGCTGAGCACCGAGCAGCAGGACGCCGTGCTGAAAGATTTTGAATCCGATACGGTGAAGCTGACGACGATTTCGCCGAGCGGGTTTTTCAAAACGCTGCGCAGCAACACGCTGGAAGGGGCTTACAGCGATCCGTTATACGGCGGAAACATCGACATGAAGGGCTGGCAGATGAGAAATTTCCCCGGGGCTCAGATGAGTTATGCCAACATCATCGATAAGGATTTTACGAAGATACCTCCGCAAAGCTTGCAGGAACATATGACTCATTAG
- a CDS encoding GMC family oxidoreductase, translating to MAKTLPKTDVVIIGVGWGGGIIAAELTKAGLNVVGLERGKERKTEDYFMVHDELRYAARYELMQDLSKETITFRSNEKVRALPMRQYGSFLIGDGLGGAGVHWNGQTFRFLPYDFEIRSQTTAKYGKDKIPAEMTIQDWGITYDQLEPYYDKFEKMAGISGEENPLAGKRSSPYPTPPMKKTPAMQMFTEAAQRLKLHPYTMPSANLSDNYTNPDGIARAACQYCAFCERFGCEYGAKADPVVTVIPVAKKTGKFEIRTHSNVRRILHTGGKATGVMYVDTTTGEEIEQPADIVVLTGYVFNNTRLLLLSQIGRPYDPASGTGVIGKNYAYQVIKGNAVGFFENKQFNNFAGAGALGMVVDDFNGDNFDHSGVGFIHGGMISLGQTGARPILNNPIPAGTPTWGKDFKANSIKYANRAISVGSQGSSMPFRHHYLDLDPTYKDAFGDPLIRITFDFEDQDRELAKMLAGKCADILKEMGADHIDSMKELGPYDITTYQSTHNTGGVIMGASPETSAVNTYSQMWDVDNLFVVGASSFPHNSGYNPTGTVGALAYRAAEGILTYRQKGGVLA from the coding sequence ATGGCAAAGACATTGCCGAAAACGGACGTCGTGATTATCGGCGTCGGGTGGGGAGGCGGCATTATCGCCGCGGAGCTGACCAAGGCGGGACTTAACGTCGTCGGGTTGGAGAGAGGGAAGGAACGAAAGACCGAAGATTATTTCATGGTGCATGACGAGCTGCGTTACGCGGCCCGCTATGAATTGATGCAGGATTTGTCCAAGGAAACGATCACCTTCCGCAGCAACGAAAAAGTGCGGGCTTTGCCTATGAGGCAGTACGGCTCCTTTCTGATCGGCGACGGCCTGGGCGGGGCGGGGGTGCACTGGAACGGCCAAACCTTCCGTTTCCTTCCGTACGATTTTGAAATTCGCAGCCAGACGACCGCCAAATACGGCAAGGACAAAATTCCCGCCGAGATGACGATCCAGGATTGGGGAATTACTTACGATCAGCTCGAGCCGTATTATGACAAATTTGAAAAAATGGCCGGCATCTCGGGGGAGGAAAATCCGCTCGCAGGGAAGCGCTCCAGCCCATATCCGACTCCGCCGATGAAAAAAACGCCGGCGATGCAGATGTTTACGGAAGCGGCGCAGAGGCTGAAGCTGCACCCTTACACGATGCCGTCCGCCAACTTGTCGGACAATTACACGAACCCCGACGGCATTGCGCGTGCCGCGTGCCAGTACTGCGCATTCTGCGAACGTTTCGGCTGCGAATACGGCGCGAAGGCCGATCCGGTCGTGACCGTCATTCCGGTAGCGAAGAAAACGGGCAAATTCGAGATTCGCACGCATTCCAACGTGCGCCGCATTTTGCATACGGGGGGCAAAGCGACGGGGGTTATGTACGTCGATACGACGACGGGCGAGGAAATCGAGCAGCCCGCCGATATCGTCGTACTGACGGGGTATGTGTTCAACAATACCCGCCTTCTGCTGCTGTCGCAGATCGGACGCCCTTACGACCCGGCATCGGGAACAGGCGTGATCGGCAAAAACTATGCCTACCAGGTTATCAAAGGGAACGCGGTCGGCTTTTTCGAGAACAAGCAATTTAACAATTTCGCCGGCGCGGGGGCGCTCGGCATGGTCGTGGACGACTTTAACGGCGATAATTTCGACCACTCCGGCGTTGGGTTTATACACGGCGGAATGATCTCTTTGGGGCAGACCGGGGCCCGGCCGATTTTGAACAACCCGATTCCGGCGGGAACGCCTACGTGGGGGAAGGATTTCAAGGCCAACTCCATCAAATACGCCAACCGCGCCATATCCGTCGGAAGCCAAGGCTCCTCCATGCCGTTCCGGCATCATTATCTGGATCTGGACCCGACCTACAAAGATGCGTTCGGCGATCCGCTGATCCGCATCACATTTGACTTTGAAGACCAGGATCGGGAGCTGGCCAAAATGCTGGCCGGAAAATGCGCCGATATTTTAAAGGAGATGGGTGCGGATCACATCGATTCGATGAAGGAGCTGGGGCCGTACGATATTACGACGTATCAATCGACGCATAACACGGGGGGCGTGATTATGGGAGCGTCTCCGGAAACGTCGGCCGTCAATACGTATTCGCAAATGTGGGACGTCGACAATTTGTTCGTCGTGGGCGCCAGTTCGTTTCCGCATAACTCGGGTTATAATCCGACCGGCACGGTCGGGGCGCTCGCTTACCGGGCCGCGGAAGGCATTTTGACGTACCGGCAAAAAGGAGGCGTGCTGGCCTGA
- the tatA gene encoding twin-arginine translocase TatA/TatE family subunit translates to MGNLISPGHLVLVLLFILLLFGPSKLPELGRALGRTLKELKEGAREATAIVDLDAEQGLAQDPPAVYPPKKNE, encoded by the coding sequence ATGGGTAATCTGATTTCACCCGGCCATTTGGTGCTTGTGCTGCTTTTCATTCTGCTGCTGTTCGGTCCGAGCAAGCTGCCCGAGCTCGGCCGGGCGCTCGGCCGGACGTTGAAGGAGCTGAAGGAAGGCGCCAGGGAGGCGACGGCGATCGTTGATCTTGACGCGGAGCAGGGGCTTGCGCAGGATCCGCCGGCTGTGTACCCGCCAAAGAAAAATGAATGA
- a CDS encoding c-type cytochrome: MRKLVLFAIAAVLIVSLAACGTKAPGNTAGGTTGGTTGGTAPGGAPAGGTTAGGGAGTVTVDAQAVFKQNCVACHGDNLEGKMGGNTNLQKVGSRRSKDQIVTQISNGGNGMMAFKGKLSDVEINALADWLSAKK; the protein is encoded by the coding sequence ATGAGAAAGCTTGTTTTATTTGCGATTGCCGCCGTGCTGATCGTTTCCTTGGCCGCTTGCGGCACCAAAGCTCCGGGCAACACGGCGGGAGGAACGACCGGCGGAACGACCGGTGGTACGGCGCCCGGCGGTGCGCCTGCCGGCGGAACTACGGCCGGAGGCGGAGCGGGAACCGTTACCGTCGATGCGCAAGCTGTTTTTAAGCAAAACTGCGTAGCGTGTCATGGGGACAACCTCGAAGGCAAGATGGGAGGAAATACGAACCTCCAGAAGGTCGGAAGCAGACGCTCCAAAGACCAGATTGTCACACAAATCAGCAACGGCGGCAACGGCATGATGGCGTTTAAAGGAAAGCTGAGCGATGTTGAAATCAACGCGCTTGCCGACTGGCTCTCCGCCAAAAAATAA
- a CDS encoding DUF1273 domain-containing protein — MKSVLVTGYKASELGIFSLKHPGIDIIKKALKKRIAALIDDGLEWVIVSGQWGVELWAAEATVELKTEYDNLRLAVITPFLDQEENWSDPKKELYSRITQQADYVKSVTNSKYDGPWQFKERDKFLLRNTDGLLLVYDEEKVGSPKFIKEQAERMAGTRVYPIISITEYDLQSIVEEERADVFYEE; from the coding sequence ATGAAAAGCGTGCTCGTCACCGGGTATAAAGCGTCGGAGCTGGGGATTTTTTCATTGAAGCACCCGGGCATCGATATTATAAAAAAGGCGCTAAAAAAGCGGATCGCCGCCTTAATCGACGACGGGCTGGAGTGGGTGATCGTCAGCGGCCAATGGGGCGTCGAGCTGTGGGCGGCGGAAGCGACGGTGGAGCTGAAAACCGAATATGACAACCTGCGCCTCGCGGTTATTACTCCTTTTTTGGACCAGGAAGAGAACTGGAGCGACCCGAAGAAAGAATTGTACAGCCGTATTACGCAGCAGGCCGATTATGTGAAAAGCGTGACGAACAGCAAATATGACGGACCGTGGCAGTTCAAGGAACGGGACAAGTTTTTGCTGCGCAATACGGACGGCCTGCTTCTTGTGTATGACGAGGAAAAAGTCGGCTCGCCGAAGTTCATCAAGGAGCAGGCGGAGCGGATGGCGGGCACCCGGGTTTACCCGATCATCAGCATCACGGAATACGATTTGCAAAGCATCGTCGAGGAAGAGCGGGCCGATGTTTTTTACGAGGAATAG
- the corA gene encoding magnesium/cobalt transporter CorA, translated as MLRIMAVTREGDLCELSSPDELSGAGFSWFWADFNAPTEEEALLLETYFHFHPLAIEDCFHLLQRPKLDHYEDVHFFVLHALNHPNLDADEVDMFIGKNYLVTFHHNKLPEVDDAWSKLAEHGNLRAKGHLYAMYLVVDKLVDNYFPAVYEIEDQLLEVETGDNSTKSVEALMNNVFKIRSRLLKLRKTIVPMRDLLYRILNTERIEGLKEQRVYFTDIYDHLLKLSEMIESNRDMTADMRDSYISLSSNRMNTIMKTLTVITTIFMPLTFIAGIYGMNFQNMPELSWRWGYFVVLGAMFLIGFGMFAWFRKKGWFE; from the coding sequence TTGTTGCGGATCATGGCTGTAACCCGGGAAGGGGACCTATGCGAGCTGAGCAGTCCGGACGAATTGAGCGGCGCCGGGTTCAGCTGGTTTTGGGCGGATTTTAACGCGCCGACGGAAGAGGAGGCTCTGCTGCTGGAGACGTATTTCCATTTTCACCCGCTGGCCATCGAGGATTGCTTTCATCTTCTGCAGCGCCCCAAGCTGGACCACTACGAGGACGTTCATTTTTTCGTATTGCACGCCTTGAACCACCCTAATTTGGATGCGGATGAAGTGGATATGTTCATCGGAAAAAATTACCTCGTAACGTTCCACCATAACAAACTGCCGGAGGTGGACGATGCGTGGAGCAAGCTTGCGGAACACGGGAACCTGCGGGCCAAAGGCCACCTCTACGCGATGTATCTCGTCGTCGACAAGCTGGTCGACAACTATTTTCCGGCGGTGTACGAGATCGAGGATCAGCTGCTGGAAGTGGAAACCGGCGACAACAGCACCAAAAGCGTGGAAGCTTTGATGAACAACGTATTTAAAATCCGCTCGCGGCTGCTGAAGCTGAGAAAAACGATCGTCCCCATGCGCGACCTGCTCTACCGCATCCTGAATACGGAACGCATCGAGGGGCTGAAGGAACAGCGCGTGTATTTCACGGACATTTACGACCATTTGCTGAAGCTTTCCGAGATGATTGAATCCAACCGCGACATGACGGCGGATATGCGGGACAGCTACATTTCGCTCAGCTCCAACCGCATGAATACGATTATGAAGACGCTGACCGTCATCACGACCATCTTCATGCCGCTTACGTTTATCGCCGGAATCTATGGAATGAACTTTCAAAATATGCCCGAGCTGTCTTGGCGGTGGGGGTATTTTGTCGTGCTCGGCGCGATGTTTCTGATCGGCTTCGGCATGTTCGCCTGGTTCCGGAAAAAAGGGTGGTTTGAGTGA
- a CDS encoding DNA polymerase IV — MKQDRVIFLADCQSFYASVEKAMNPWIENEPVVVAGDPERRSGIVLAACPIAKKYGVTTAETLREALAKCPQLVVIKPRMQLYIDVSLQITKIYERFTDLVEPYSIDEQFLDLTGSRRLFGKPERMARTIQEKVRVETGVKVRIGYGENKILAKLACDNFAKKNAAGFYHLRKENLADDLWKLPVSKMFMVGSRMTAHFGRMGIYTIGELAQTPLPDLKRKLRAKLGRQSDIQAEMFWQIANGIDHSPVDPYTLTAAEKSIGHQMTLPRDYGTQEEIDVILLELSELVARRCRDKGMMGWVVSAGAQGANFDAPTGFYRQMKLPDPTNLTDEIYAAARDLFRRHWDRLPVRKIGVSLSQLVSDDIAQLVLFSDRERKRQIAKVTDDIKTRFGDASIMRAASITEAGQARDRAHKIGGHYK; from the coding sequence TTGAAGCAGGATCGCGTTATTTTTTTGGCCGACTGTCAGTCCTTCTATGCGAGTGTCGAGAAGGCGATGAATCCTTGGATTGAAAATGAACCCGTCGTCGTAGCCGGCGACCCGGAGCGCAGATCGGGCATCGTGCTGGCCGCCTGCCCGATTGCCAAGAAATACGGCGTTACGACGGCCGAGACGCTGCGCGAGGCGCTGGCGAAATGCCCGCAGCTTGTCGTGATCAAGCCGCGGATGCAGCTGTACATCGACGTTTCTTTGCAAATCACGAAAATTTACGAGCGGTTTACCGATCTGGTCGAGCCGTACAGCATCGACGAGCAGTTTCTCGATCTCACCGGAAGCCGCAGGCTGTTCGGAAAGCCGGAGCGCATGGCCCGTACGATTCAGGAAAAGGTCAGGGTCGAAACCGGCGTCAAGGTGCGGATCGGCTACGGCGAGAACAAAATTCTCGCCAAGCTCGCCTGCGATAACTTTGCGAAGAAAAATGCCGCCGGATTTTACCATCTTCGCAAGGAAAATTTGGCTGACGATCTGTGGAAGCTGCCGGTGAGCAAAATGTTTATGGTCGGCTCCCGCATGACCGCACATTTCGGACGGATGGGCATCTATACGATCGGGGAGCTCGCGCAAACGCCGCTGCCGGATTTGAAGCGCAAGCTGCGGGCGAAGCTGGGCCGGCAAAGCGATATTCAGGCCGAGATGTTTTGGCAAATCGCCAACGGCATCGACCATTCGCCGGTCGATCCTTACACTTTGACGGCGGCGGAAAAATCCATCGGTCACCAGATGACGCTGCCCCGCGATTACGGCACCCAGGAGGAGATCGACGTCATTTTGCTCGAGCTGTCGGAGCTTGTCGCCCGCCGGTGCAGGGACAAGGGAATGATGGGCTGGGTCGTCAGCGCGGGAGCGCAGGGGGCGAACTTCGATGCGCCCACCGGCTTTTACCGCCAGATGAAGCTGCCCGATCCGACCAATTTGACCGACGAAATTTACGCCGCGGCTCGCGATTTGTTCCGCCGGCATTGGGACCGGCTGCCGGTAAGAAAAATCGGCGTTTCGCTCTCCCAGCTCGTCAGCGACGATATCGCCCAGCTCGTGCTGTTCAGCGACCGCGAGCGGAAGCGGCAGATCGCCAAAGTGACCGACGATATCAAAACCCGCTTCGGCGATGCGTCGATCATGCGGGCCGCCTCGATTACCGAAGCCGGCCAGGCGCGGGACCGCGCGCATAAAATCGGCGGGCACTACAAATAA
- a CDS encoding SOS response-associated peptidase: MCGRYTITLTYNELLIRFYIDESFPPYHQPRYNVAPGQFVPAIIHDGRKNRLGELRWGLIPSWAKEEKVAFHMINARAETLLEKPAYRLPFERKRCLIPADGFYEWKKLGDKDKQPMRIVLKDRGLFAMAGLYDTWISPEGNKISTCTIITTQPNELMADIHDRMPAILRPEDEAMWLNREVRQTDALQALLRPYPAEEMEAYPVSKAVGNVKNEAPFLVEEEGSLL, encoded by the coding sequence GTGTGCGGAAGATATACGATCACTTTAACCTATAACGAACTGCTCATCCGTTTTTATATCGACGAATCTTTCCCGCCTTATCACCAGCCGAGGTATAACGTGGCTCCCGGGCAATTCGTTCCGGCTATCATTCACGACGGCAGGAAAAACCGTCTCGGCGAGCTGAGGTGGGGGCTTATCCCGTCATGGGCCAAGGAGGAAAAAGTCGCTTTCCATATGATCAACGCGAGGGCGGAGACGCTGCTGGAGAAGCCGGCATACAGATTGCCGTTCGAGCGGAAGCGGTGCCTCATACCGGCTGACGGCTTTTACGAATGGAAGAAGCTGGGGGACAAAGACAAGCAGCCGATGCGGATCGTGCTGAAGGACCGCGGGCTGTTCGCAATGGCCGGGCTTTACGATACGTGGATTTCGCCCGAAGGGAACAAAATCAGCACCTGCACGATCATTACGACGCAGCCTAACGAATTGATGGCCGACATTCATGACCGGATGCCGGCGATCCTGCGTCCCGAGGACGAGGCGATGTGGTTGAACCGGGAAGTGCGGCAGACGGATGCGCTGCAGGCGCTGCTTCGCCCGTACCCGGCGGAGGAGATGGAGGCGTACCCGGTCTCGAAAGCGGTCGGCAACGTGAAAAACGAGGCTCCTTTTCTTGTTGAGGAGGAGGGATCTCTCTTGTAA
- a CDS encoding S-layer homology domain-containing protein, with translation MKKALVSITAMATFFILSVTSFITNVEAAKDSPTTVFEQFVDVEGHWAQDVIGKAYEAKLISGYEDATFRPDGKITRAEFSTILSRATKLSVANGSNPFSDAKGHWAESAITQVVAQGFINPSDYPNGFNPNAELTRYEMMNWIANGLMKSNASFKQSFEDTKNTLLPTPEAVKGELSTDEVPYMALVRGTGIITGFEDGTLRPKSTTTRAEVAAILLRYMDVEGKEADSYQDLNEMREVGTTGTNLTSISNYKYVASSVKISDLSNVTSSAGVLKINKLIVVDARTDKPSGIYAPLFLSGGYKTGGYRTFVDVTFISNLSEQDYIAVNQGFANSLITFNGLDQTLANDHGIVTLPSDPTEFLQKGKERRFWITSALRASDWSYYLKSDSGASFQIQNK, from the coding sequence ATGAAAAAAGCCTTAGTTTCCATAACTGCAATGGCTACATTTTTTATTCTAAGTGTTACTTCCTTCATCACAAATGTGGAAGCAGCCAAGGACTCTCCTACCACTGTCTTTGAACAGTTCGTAGACGTTGAAGGACACTGGGCCCAGGATGTTATAGGTAAAGCCTACGAAGCAAAACTTATTTCTGGCTATGAGGATGCAACTTTTCGACCTGATGGCAAGATCACCCGTGCTGAATTTTCTACTATTCTTAGCCGTGCAACGAAGCTTTCTGTTGCCAATGGCAGCAATCCATTTAGTGATGCAAAGGGACACTGGGCTGAATCTGCAATTACGCAAGTAGTGGCTCAAGGGTTTATTAACCCAAGCGATTACCCGAACGGATTTAACCCCAATGCAGAGCTTACTCGCTATGAAATGATGAATTGGATTGCAAACGGCTTGATGAAATCCAATGCATCCTTTAAGCAATCATTCGAGGATACTAAGAACACTTTACTTCCGACACCTGAAGCAGTTAAGGGCGAACTCAGTACAGATGAGGTACCTTACATGGCGTTGGTACGTGGCACTGGAATTATCACTGGCTTTGAAGATGGAACTCTTCGTCCGAAAAGTACCACGACAAGAGCCGAGGTAGCCGCAATTCTCCTGCGTTACATGGATGTCGAAGGAAAGGAAGCAGATTCCTATCAGGATCTCAACGAGATGCGCGAGGTTGGAACCACCGGAACCAATCTTACTTCGATTAGCAATTATAAATACGTCGCCAGCTCTGTAAAAATCTCCGACCTCTCAAATGTCACGTCGAGCGCTGGAGTGCTGAAGATAAATAAACTTATCGTAGTTGATGCACGTACAGACAAACCTAGTGGGATTTACGCACCACTTTTTCTTTCCGGTGGGTATAAGACCGGAGGGTACAGAACCTTTGTTGATGTTACGTTCATATCTAATCTTTCTGAACAAGACTATATTGCAGTTAACCAAGGATTCGCCAATTCTCTTATTACCTTTAACGGATTAGATCAAACGCTTGCGAACGATCACGGTATAGTGACCCTACCTAGTGATCCAACGGAGTTTCTTCAGAAAGGGAAGGAAAGACGATTTTGGATTACTTCCGCTTTAAGGGCATCAGACTGGTCTTATTACCTGAAATCTGATTCAGGAGCGTCGTTCCAAATTCAAAATAAATAA
- a CDS encoding ABC transporter ATP-binding protein, with amino-acid sequence METVLQLEGVTWRRGEQELLKNINWTIRKNEHWALLGLNGSGKTTLLNMITGYLWPTKGSITVLGERFGEIDLRELRQSIGWVSSSLQEKLYGTDKAQSVVISGKHATIGLYEKPTDDDLGRAEAIMRALGCPHLWDREYRTCSQGEKQKLLIGRGLMANPKLLILDEPCNGLDLFSRERLLDSIQELARQADAPTFIYVTHHTEEILPVFTHTLLLRRGEVFRSGKTEETLSEQTLSSFFENPVKVSWEERRAYVRLA; translated from the coding sequence ATGGAAACCGTACTGCAGCTGGAAGGAGTTACATGGCGGCGTGGAGAGCAGGAGCTGCTGAAAAACATCAACTGGACGATCCGCAAAAACGAGCATTGGGCCTTGCTCGGATTGAACGGCTCGGGCAAAACGACACTGCTGAACATGATCACCGGCTACCTGTGGCCGACCAAAGGCTCGATCACCGTGCTGGGCGAGCGCTTCGGAGAAATCGACCTGCGCGAACTGCGGCAGTCGATCGGATGGGTCAGCTCCTCTTTGCAGGAAAAATTGTACGGAACGGACAAAGCCCAGTCCGTCGTCATCAGCGGCAAACACGCCACGATCGGCCTGTACGAAAAACCGACGGACGACGATCTCGGCCGGGCCGAAGCGATCATGCGCGCTCTCGGATGCCCGCATCTATGGGACCGCGAATACCGAACGTGCTCGCAGGGAGAGAAGCAGAAACTTCTCATCGGCCGCGGGCTGATGGCGAATCCCAAGCTGCTCATTCTCGACGAGCCGTGCAACGGGCTCGATCTGTTTTCGCGCGAGCGGCTTTTGGACAGCATCCAGGAGCTGGCGCGGCAGGCCGATGCGCCTACATTTATTTACGTGACGCATCACACCGAGGAAATATTGCCGGTGTTCACCCATACCTTGCTGCTGCGGCGGGGAGAAGTGTTTCGCAGCGGAAAAACGGAAGAAACCTTAAGCGAGCAGACGCTGAGCAGCTTTTTCGAAAACCCGGTCAAAGTAAGCTGGGAAGAGCGGCGAGCGTACGTCCGGCTCGCGTAG